A stretch of the Balneola vulgaris DSM 17893 genome encodes the following:
- the ald gene encoding alanine dehydrogenase yields MIIGVPKEIKTHENRVAIQPGGVLQMIRNGHEVLIQKSAGVGSGFSDEDYINAGASIIEDVEEVWKRADMIMKVKEPIAEEYPRMREGQVIFTYFHFAADEALTKAVVDSKCIAIAYETVEKADRSLPLLIPMSEVAGRMAAQEGAVYLEKPKGGRGVLMGGIPGVAPAKVLVLGGGIVGVNAAKIAAGMGADTTIMDINMPRLRYLDDVMPKNINTVFSSEANIRAMLPTVDMIIGAVLKPGAKAPHLITKEMLSEMRPGTVLVDVAIDQGGCFETSRPTTHKDPVYVIDDVVHYCVANMPGAVPYTSTLGLTNVTLPYAVALANKGWEQALKDDAELLKGLNIVEGTIVYKDVAEAFGLEWKPVDTVLN; encoded by the coding sequence ATGATTATTGGTGTACCAAAAGAAATTAAAACTCACGAAAACCGTGTAGCTATACAACCTGGTGGCGTGTTACAGATGATTCGTAACGGACATGAGGTATTGATTCAAAAAAGCGCTGGGGTAGGAAGCGGTTTTAGTGATGAAGATTATATTAATGCCGGAGCTTCTATTATTGAAGATGTTGAAGAAGTTTGGAAGCGTGCTGATATGATCATGAAAGTGAAGGAGCCTATCGCAGAAGAATACCCACGTATGCGCGAAGGTCAAGTTATCTTCACTTATTTCCACTTTGCAGCCGATGAAGCTCTTACTAAAGCTGTTGTGGATTCAAAATGTATCGCTATAGCCTATGAGACCGTTGAAAAAGCTGATCGTTCACTTCCACTTCTTATTCCTATGAGTGAAGTAGCAGGACGTATGGCTGCTCAAGAAGGTGCTGTGTACTTAGAAAAGCCAAAAGGTGGACGTGGCGTGCTAATGGGTGGTATCCCAGGTGTAGCTCCTGCTAAAGTATTGGTTCTAGGTGGCGGTATTGTAGGTGTAAATGCGGCTAAAATCGCAGCGGGTATGGGCGCTGATACTACTATTATGGATATCAACATGCCACGTTTACGTTACCTCGACGATGTGATGCCTAAAAACATCAACACTGTATTTTCTTCAGAAGCGAACATCCGCGCGATGCTTCCAACCGTTGATATGATTATCGGTGCTGTTCTTAAGCCAGGTGCAAAAGCCCCTCACTTGATTACAAAAGAGATGCTGAGCGAAATGCGTCCAGGTACCGTACTTGTTGACGTTGCTATTGACCAAGGTGGATGTTTCGAGACTTCACGTCCAACTACTCACAAAGATCCAGTTTACGTAATTGATGATGTAGTACACTACTGTGTTGCTAACATGCCAGGCGCAGTTCCTTACACTTCTACTCTAGGTTTAACAAATGTAACGCTTCCGTACGCAGTTGCACTTGCTAATAAAGGTTGGGAACAAGCACTTAAAGACGATGCTGAACTCCTAAAAGGACTAAACATCGTAGAAGGTACTATTGTTTACAAAGATGTTGCAGAAGCTTTCGGTTTAGAATGGAAGCCTGTTGATACCGTATTGAACTAA
- a CDS encoding ABC transporter permease has product MSITGVAVGSAGLLIALSIGHGFKSTINNKIYGFAPHYTIATQSFITPTIERSDTLLTYLDQLSEIDRKQAVVQGQVMIQTKDDISGTILKGVNSEGGVSSLPEYISEGTFDLGPQENGLFGAIIGVQLAQLLKAEVGDVITTYTINGIPSLLNSPEIKQFTVTAIYQTGIDLFDDVYVIVDRREAQSLFQFSEHEANAIELKLADNEQIEPFQQTLINHLPFPFFTESIFEKFGNIFAWVELQEQMTPLIISVMIIVAAFNLIGTVLMMILERTKDIGILKTLGTPSSTIRKIFLLEGLMVSFIGLVIGIGITLIFAFLQTEFQLIPLSEENYYMQYVPIQLHAIDFFLVTLVTLFLCGLASWVPARVAAQTDPLKVISFGR; this is encoded by the coding sequence ATGTCGATTACTGGCGTAGCCGTTGGTTCCGCAGGCCTCTTAATAGCACTGTCTATAGGGCATGGTTTTAAATCCACCATAAACAATAAGATTTATGGTTTTGCTCCACACTATACCATTGCTACACAATCGTTTATTACCCCCACCATTGAACGATCTGACACGCTACTCACTTATCTAGATCAGCTTTCCGAAATTGATAGAAAGCAGGCTGTAGTTCAAGGTCAGGTGATGATACAGACGAAGGATGACATCAGTGGGACCATTCTAAAAGGCGTAAATTCAGAAGGTGGAGTATCTAGTTTACCTGAATACATTTCAGAGGGCACCTTTGATTTAGGCCCACAAGAAAACGGTCTTTTCGGGGCAATCATCGGAGTACAATTAGCTCAATTATTGAAGGCTGAAGTTGGTGATGTAATCACTACCTACACCATTAATGGGATTCCTTCACTCCTGAATTCACCAGAGATTAAGCAGTTTACTGTCACAGCCATTTACCAAACCGGCATTGACTTATTTGATGATGTTTATGTGATTGTGGACCGCAGAGAAGCTCAATCGCTCTTTCAATTCAGTGAACATGAAGCAAATGCTATTGAGTTGAAACTCGCTGATAATGAACAGATTGAGCCCTTTCAACAAACCTTGATTAACCACCTACCCTTCCCCTTTTTCACTGAATCTATTTTTGAAAAGTTTGGGAATATATTCGCATGGGTGGAACTTCAAGAACAAATGACACCACTCATAATTAGTGTGATGATCATAGTTGCGGCCTTCAATCTGATAGGTACGGTTTTAATGATGATTTTAGAGCGTACAAAAGATATTGGCATACTAAAAACTTTGGGAACTCCATCTTCTACCATTCGAAAGATCTTTCTTCTTGAAGGCTTAATGGTGTCGTTTATAGGGTTAGTAATTGGCATAGGTATCACTTTAATCTTCGCCTTTCTACAAACTGAATTTCAGTTGATTCCTCTTTCAGAAGAGAACTATTACATGCAATATGTACCCATTCAACTTCATGCTATTGATTTCTTCTTAGTAACTCTCGTCACATTATTCCTGTGTGGCTTAGCATCGTGGGTTCCTGCACGAGTTGCTGCCCAAACTGATCCGCTAAAAGTGATTTCTTTCGGTCGTTAA
- the lysS gene encoding lysine--tRNA ligase: MSNQELTHSEQEEIRREKLAELQKMGVNPYPYSFDVTHLSTDIKGNEELVRDEESNPDSETVAIAGRVMTRRIMGKAAFFNLQDSAGTIQVYIRRDDVGVENYNTVFKKMVDIGDIVGIKGFVFKTRTGETTVHANEFEFLTKTLRPIPLPKEVENEDGEKVVYDAFTDKELRYRQRYVDLIVNPEVRDTFRKRTQMVQTMRNVMNEKGYLEVETPILQPVYGGASARPFVTHHNTLDMDLYLRIANELYLKRLIVGGFDGVYEFSKDFRNEGLSRFHNPEFTQVELYVAYKDYHWMMDFTEKMIERVAIDMHGSTKVTVGEHEIDFKAPWPRIPLLDAIKNETGKDLNGLSVEELRVAAKELHVEVDKSFGKGKIIDEIFGEYVEGKLIQPTFITDYPIEMSPLTKKHRSKEGLVERFECICNGKEIANSYTELNDPIDQRERLEEQASLRADGDDEAMTIDEDFIRALEYGMPPTAGIGIGIDRLAMIMTNSDSIRDVLFFPQMKPE; this comes from the coding sequence ATGTCGAACCAGGAACTTACACATTCTGAACAAGAAGAAATTAGACGCGAGAAACTCGCTGAACTACAGAAAATGGGTGTAAATCCTTACCCCTACTCTTTTGATGTAACTCACTTAAGCACAGACATTAAGGGGAATGAAGAACTGGTTCGTGATGAAGAATCTAACCCTGATAGCGAAACAGTTGCTATTGCTGGCCGAGTTATGACTCGCCGTATTATGGGTAAAGCCGCTTTCTTCAACCTTCAAGATTCGGCGGGCACTATTCAAGTGTATATTCGTCGTGATGACGTTGGCGTTGAAAATTATAACACTGTTTTCAAGAAAATGGTGGACATCGGTGATATCGTTGGCATCAAAGGTTTTGTGTTTAAAACACGTACTGGCGAGACTACTGTTCATGCTAATGAGTTTGAGTTTCTAACTAAAACTCTGCGCCCTATTCCTCTACCAAAAGAAGTGGAAAACGAAGATGGCGAAAAAGTGGTGTATGATGCTTTTACCGACAAAGAACTACGCTACCGTCAACGCTATGTTGATTTAATTGTGAACCCTGAAGTACGCGACACTTTCCGCAAAAGAACCCAAATGGTTCAAACGATGCGAAATGTGATGAATGAAAAAGGGTACTTGGAAGTTGAAACTCCGATTCTACAGCCTGTTTATGGTGGCGCTTCTGCACGTCCTTTCGTAACGCACCACAATACATTAGATATGGACCTCTACCTTCGTATCGCTAATGAATTGTACCTCAAGCGACTTATTGTTGGTGGCTTTGATGGCGTATATGAGTTTTCAAAAGATTTCAGAAATGAAGGACTATCGCGATTCCACAATCCTGAATTCACACAGGTTGAATTATACGTTGCCTACAAAGACTACCATTGGATGATGGACTTCACGGAGAAAATGATTGAACGTGTTGCCATTGATATGCATGGAAGCACCAAAGTAACCGTTGGTGAGCATGAAATCGATTTCAAAGCACCATGGCCTCGAATTCCTTTGCTAGATGCTATCAAGAATGAAACGGGTAAAGACTTAAACGGTTTATCGGTTGAAGAGCTTAGAGTGGCTGCCAAAGAGCTTCATGTTGAAGTAGATAAGTCGTTCGGAAAAGGAAAAATCATTGATGAGATCTTTGGTGAGTATGTTGAAGGCAAGCTTATACAGCCTACTTTCATTACCGACTACCCTATCGAAATGAGTCCACTTACCAAAAAACACCGTTCAAAAGAAGGCTTAGTAGAGCGCTTTGAGTGTATTTGTAATGGTAAAGAAATCGCCAATTCATACACCGAGTTAAACGACCCTATTGATCAACGTGAGCGCTTAGAAGAACAAGCTAGTTTACGTGCTGATGGTGATGACGAAGCAATGACTATTGATGAAGACTTCATTCGAGCACTTGAATACGGAATGCCTCCAACGGCTGGTATCGGAATTGGAATTGATCGTTTAGCGATGATTATGACCAACTCAGATTCTATTAGAGACGTACTCTTTTTCCCTCAAATGAAGCCTGAGTAA
- a CDS encoding 4'-phosphopantetheinyl transferase family protein: MQLISTDQISGAPKQLIIGASSIQKSLDTSILSPLELKEWNEFKHDHRKAEFLTTRHLYHALVREYLEGRTISSNELCKHEQGKPYALINGEELYVSFAHTRTHVFAAISKTLDIGIDAENIGRSIHPRLLDRILNEQEYALKEECDPILLWTAKEAVVKLLGTGLRTNLNAITLKKCTENEFLVRINDENSFQICSFRELDHQISIAY; the protein is encoded by the coding sequence TTGCAACTCATATCTACAGATCAAATTTCTGGGGCACCCAAGCAACTAATAATCGGTGCTAGTTCCATTCAAAAATCGCTGGATACTTCCATCTTAAGCCCTCTTGAATTAAAGGAGTGGAATGAGTTTAAGCATGACCATAGAAAAGCGGAGTTTCTAACTACACGGCATTTGTACCATGCTTTGGTGAGAGAGTATTTGGAGGGGAGAACCATTTCTTCCAATGAATTGTGTAAGCATGAGCAGGGCAAACCTTATGCGTTGATAAATGGTGAGGAGTTATATGTTAGTTTTGCACATACCAGAACGCATGTATTTGCTGCTATTTCTAAAACTTTAGATATCGGTATTGATGCCGAAAATATAGGCAGGAGCATACATCCTCGTTTACTGGATCGAATCTTAAATGAGCAAGAGTATGCATTAAAAGAAGAATGTGATCCTATTCTTTTGTGGACGGCTAAGGAAGCCGTTGTAAAGTTATTGGGTACGGGACTTCGAACGAATTTGAATGCTATTACCTTAAAAAAGTGTACAGAAAACGAATTCTTAGTAAGAATTAATGATGAAAATAGTTTTCAAATTTGTAGTTTCCGTGAACTGGATCATCAAATTTCTATTGCTTATTAA
- the amrB gene encoding AmmeMemoRadiSam system protein B — MPFTNITKEELQASLKNSKAATNTPQKIRLLFVPTHMDPDNPEEITSIYKNICSSSFDTLVVIESYKGELEKKLSIPSNQVFNTPFGEVKVDDKLRNELCDEEDDFFINDGGMSDEMSLYTQLMMMQACQSDFEVVSVQIGDYDPAIVKELAFALDELLQYRNALLVFCCDIPSDNAEELQKLKDLIESNNESGLHHYLNSNEKNVEGARAFMTGVLVSKYWNLDIWFTPVTAQTKFTGGFAHTRQHQLA, encoded by the coding sequence ATGCCATTTACTAATATTACTAAGGAAGAACTCCAAGCATCCCTGAAAAATTCAAAAGCGGCTACAAATACTCCACAAAAAATTAGATTGTTGTTTGTGCCTACTCATATGGATCCTGATAATCCAGAAGAGATTACATCCATCTATAAGAACATTTGCAGTTCAAGTTTTGATACGCTGGTAGTAATTGAATCGTACAAAGGCGAATTAGAAAAGAAACTCAGTATTCCATCAAACCAAGTGTTTAACACACCATTTGGTGAAGTTAAAGTAGATGATAAGCTTAGAAATGAATTGTGCGATGAGGAAGATGATTTCTTTATCAACGATGGGGGGATGAGTGATGAAATGAGCTTGTACACCCAACTCATGATGATGCAAGCTTGCCAAAGTGATTTTGAAGTTGTGAGTGTTCAAATCGGCGATTACGATCCAGCTATTGTAAAGGAACTTGCTTTCGCTCTTGATGAGTTATTACAGTACCGAAATGCATTATTGGTATTCTGTTGCGACATCCCAAGTGATAATGCTGAGGAGCTTCAAAAGCTTAAAGATTTAATTGAATCAAACAATGAATCTGGATTGCATCACTACTTGAACAGCAACGAAAAGAATGTAGAAGGAGCTCGTGCATTTATGACGGGTGTTTTAGTATCTAAATATTGGAACTTAGATATTTGGTTTACTCCCGTAACAGCTCAAACTAAATTTACAGGTGGATTCGCACATACTCGCCAACATCAGTTAGCCTAG
- a CDS encoding Rossmann-like and DUF2520 domain-containing protein yields MQSNRITIIGLGNVGLTLNKALPKAGYSIHGLYSRNKGAHPNVIDRLPRTSEELGDILFITVSDSALKDVVDELSQRDLNFEGVTVLHCSGNENSELLQPFKDVGASVGAFHPMKAILKGQDSFEDVYFDIEGDTLAVKRMYELAKKLKAHAFEIPSSAKSLIHAASVMASNYVVTLLNASSEMAELSGVSKDEIEKALLSLTRSSLKNMLDKGIEHSLTGPIARGDLSTIEKHLEDLSVNPKLVELYAKLGLLTIPLAKDVDIDTQRSLKDLFNGKIKD; encoded by the coding sequence ATGCAATCAAATAGAATAACCATTATTGGCTTAGGCAACGTAGGGCTTACATTAAACAAAGCCCTACCCAAAGCGGGTTATTCTATACATGGTTTATATTCTAGAAATAAGGGGGCTCACCCCAATGTAATTGACCGCCTTCCACGCACATCTGAAGAGTTAGGTGATATTTTATTTATTACCGTCTCTGATTCCGCACTAAAAGATGTAGTAGATGAACTCTCTCAACGAGATCTGAACTTTGAAGGAGTTACGGTATTGCATTGCTCGGGCAATGAAAACTCGGAGTTATTGCAGCCATTTAAGGATGTAGGAGCCTCGGTTGGGGCGTTCCATCCAATGAAAGCCATATTGAAAGGGCAGGACTCATTTGAAGATGTGTATTTTGATATTGAGGGTGATACACTAGCGGTGAAGAGGATGTATGAGTTAGCCAAAAAGCTAAAAGCACATGCATTTGAAATCCCATCCTCGGCAAAGAGTTTAATACATGCGGCCTCGGTAATGGCATCGAATTACGTAGTTACATTATTGAATGCTTCTTCAGAAATGGCCGAACTTAGTGGCGTTTCTAAAGATGAAATCGAAAAGGCGCTATTAAGTTTAACGCGTAGTTCATTAAAAAATATGCTTGATAAGGGCATTGAGCATAGTTTAACGGGACCTATTGCCAGAGGGGATCTTTCAACAATCGAAAAACATTTGGAAGATCTTTCGGTAAATCCGAAATTGGTCGAACTTTATGCAAAACTGGGTTTACTCACTATCCCTTTAGCTAAAGATGTTGATATAGATACTCAACGAAGCTTGAAGGATTTATTTAATGGCAAAATCAAAGATTAG
- a CDS encoding MGMT family protein, with protein MAKSKISTQDFYNRVYEIVSKIPEGKVTTYGAISAYLGVESGARMVGYALNNYLAKDLGYHIPAHRVVNRLGQLTGRAYFEGDSMRERLEQEGIVFKSPYTVDIDLHFWDPLSNS; from the coding sequence ATGGCAAAATCAAAGATTAGTACACAGGATTTTTATAACCGTGTGTATGAAATCGTAAGTAAAATTCCTGAAGGGAAAGTAACTACTTATGGTGCAATTTCGGCTTATTTAGGGGTAGAATCTGGAGCTCGCATGGTTGGCTACGCACTCAACAACTACCTTGCTAAAGATTTGGGTTATCATATCCCGGCTCATCGTGTTGTAAATCGCCTCGGGCAGCTCACTGGTAGAGCATATTTTGAGGGTGACTCAATGCGAGAACGATTAGAGCAAGAGGGCATTGTTTTTAAAAGCCCTTATACCGTCGACATCGACTTACATTTCTGGGATCCTTTATCAAATTCATAA
- a CDS encoding redoxin domain-containing protein produces the protein MKRATSKLLYLPAIALFVCLSFSSMNVIAQSLQLNGTLPAKDIKVEDVSGRSLTLGEIVETNGLIVIFSCNTCPAVSQWEDRLVQISNIAKLNNIGMIALNPNERTRDRGESLEDMKKRAAKQSYNFYYALDKDHQIADAFGASRTPQVFVFNSTEQLVYIGAIDDNPRNATQVQEKYLEDAIQKMVAGQELIRTTTKLLGCPIKRVN, from the coding sequence ATGAAAAGAGCGACTTCGAAATTACTATACCTTCCTGCAATTGCCCTATTTGTATGCCTGAGCTTCAGCTCCATGAATGTGATTGCACAATCTCTTCAATTAAATGGAACCTTACCGGCTAAAGACATCAAAGTAGAAGATGTATCTGGAAGATCGCTTACCCTAGGTGAGATTGTTGAAACTAATGGTTTGATAGTGATTTTTTCCTGCAATACTTGTCCTGCGGTTTCTCAATGGGAAGATCGTTTAGTACAGATTTCGAATATTGCTAAGCTGAACAACATTGGTATGATTGCATTGAATCCTAACGAACGAACTCGAGACAGAGGGGAGTCGTTAGAGGATATGAAGAAGAGAGCTGCTAAACAGAGTTATAACTTCTACTACGCACTCGATAAAGATCATCAGATTGCCGATGCATTTGGCGCATCACGTACTCCTCAAGTGTTTGTGTTTAACTCAACGGAACAGCTAGTATATATAGGGGCAATTGATGATAATCCCCGGAATGCCACTCAAGTTCAAGAAAAGTACTTAGAAGACGCTATTCAAAAAATGGTTGCTGGCCAAGAACTTATACGAACCACTACCAAATTATTAGGCTGCCCTATTAAGAGAGTGAACTAA
- a CDS encoding 6-pyruvoyl trahydropterin synthase family protein, with product MPTWTLHTEFKFDAAHYIDGYNGKCGRMHGHSYKVKMSAKSHKLNPSLYLNTDDMVCDFKELKWAAKDSEKGGLDHGVLNELMEVNTTAERIAEFIHNETMKRIPEGIELTVTVWETDTCWVEYTDKDV from the coding sequence ATGCCAACTTGGACGCTTCATACAGAATTTAAATTCGATGCTGCCCATTATATCGATGGTTACAATGGGAAATGCGGACGCATGCATGGACACTCATATAAAGTGAAGATGTCTGCAAAATCTCACAAACTGAACCCTTCTCTTTATCTAAATACTGATGATATGGTATGTGATTTCAAAGAGCTTAAATGGGCGGCAAAAGATTCAGAGAAAGGTGGACTTGATCACGGTGTATTAAACGAATTGATGGAAGTGAATACTACAGCTGAACGTATTGCTGAGTTTATTCATAATGAAACCATGAAGAGAATTCCAGAAGGTATAGAATTGACTGTAACCGTATGGGAAACGGATACTTGCTGGGTTGAGTATACTGACAAAGATGTCTAA
- a CDS encoding 7-carboxy-7-deazaguanine synthase QueE, with translation MSNLIETHSDSITDYLSVEYPIVEHFYTIQGEGAHTGRASYFIRTAGCDVNCWWCDVKESWEEEGHPLMKVGELVELVKESGAPFAVITGGEPLLHDLLPLTVALKEAGIKTHIETSGSSPLTGHLDWITLSPKRFKEPTDEIFDYVDELKVVVLTNKDLQWAEKNAARCPEGTQLLLQPEWDTPKSIPLIVDYVKENPQWGISLQTHKFLKVP, from the coding sequence ATGTCTAATCTTATTGAAACACATAGCGATTCTATCACTGATTATTTATCCGTTGAATACCCTATAGTTGAACATTTCTATACGATTCAAGGAGAAGGTGCACACACAGGTAGAGCTTCTTACTTTATTCGTACAGCTGGCTGTGACGTAAATTGCTGGTGGTGTGATGTTAAAGAAAGTTGGGAAGAAGAAGGTCACCCTTTAATGAAAGTGGGTGAACTTGTAGAACTTGTTAAAGAAAGTGGGGCACCCTTCGCTGTAATCACAGGTGGAGAACCTTTACTGCACGACTTACTTCCGCTTACCGTAGCACTTAAAGAAGCTGGTATAAAAACGCATATCGAAACAAGCGGTTCGTCGCCTCTTACTGGGCATTTAGATTGGATTACTCTTTCACCGAAAAGGTTTAAAGAGCCTACCGACGAAATATTCGATTATGTTGATGAACTAAAGGTAGTTGTACTTACCAATAAAGATCTTCAGTGGGCTGAAAAGAACGCAGCTCGTTGTCCTGAAGGCACACAATTACTATTGCAACCAGAGTGGGATACGCCTAAATCAATTCCGCTTATTGTAGACTATGTAAAGGAAAACCCTCAATGGGGAATAAGTCTACAGACCCATAAGTTTCTAAAAGTCCCATAG
- a CDS encoding SDR family NAD(P)-dependent oxidoreductase, producing the protein MSYEQASVIVTGGSKGIGLEIAKFFASNTNRPIVLLARNVDELERTKIECEEAGAKSVDILSVDLTDLEALKAIDFQKLNPAVLVNNAGTFLFKKLEDTTQSEFINQFEINTLSAFNMTKVVLPLLKQQERGLIVNICSQASLKGYADSGAYTMSKHALLGYTRSLRKELMPTNVAVSAINLGQTYSTSWEGVDIDPNELIDPVDVARIIHSLTELSPRSVAEEINLMPKAGETKPM; encoded by the coding sequence ATGAGTTATGAGCAAGCTTCGGTAATAGTTACCGGTGGAAGCAAAGGCATAGGCCTCGAAATAGCGAAGTTCTTTGCATCTAATACAAACCGCCCCATTGTATTACTTGCTCGAAATGTAGATGAGTTAGAGCGCACCAAAATAGAATGCGAAGAAGCAGGTGCGAAATCGGTAGATATTTTATCTGTCGACTTAACGGACTTAGAAGCTTTAAAAGCTATAGACTTTCAAAAATTAAATCCTGCAGTGCTTGTGAATAACGCAGGTACGTTTTTGTTCAAGAAGCTTGAAGATACTACTCAAAGCGAATTCATAAATCAATTTGAGATAAACACGCTGTCAGCTTTCAATATGACTAAAGTGGTATTGCCTCTTTTAAAGCAGCAGGAGAGAGGGCTCATTGTTAATATCTGTTCTCAAGCTTCACTAAAGGGTTATGCAGATAGCGGAGCGTATACCATGAGCAAACATGCACTACTCGGGTATACACGATCTCTTCGGAAAGAATTGATGCCTACAAATGTAGCTGTTTCAGCTATTAATCTAGGCCAAACGTACTCAACTTCTTGGGAAGGCGTTGATATTGATCCTAATGAATTGATAGACCCTGTTGACGTAGCTCGTATTATTCACTCTCTTACCGAGTTAAGTCCACGAAGCGTAGCCGAAGAAATCAATTTGATGCCCAAAGCAGGCGAAACAAAGCCGATGTAG
- a CDS encoding MBL fold metallo-hydrolase, whose protein sequence is MGITITVVALLLLLVIGTTIFVNVSPQFGQAPTGDKLEQLKQSPNFNGKNFVNTVDTSTGEILEALKSMPKMLFGSSGNPTKPLPTIFSDIPNEVDSSKTYITWYGHSTFLIETHGQRILIDPMFGEVAAPVPFGTKRFKYDQALPIASIKNIDVVIISHDHYDHLDYPTIQKLKDEIKHFVTPLGIGSHLESWGIPEEDITELDWWQDVKLSDITFTATPSRHFSGRGITDRDATLWASWVIQSPSANLYYSGDSGYANHFQEIATKLGPFDFAMLECGQYNTAWNQIHMFPDQTVQAALDLNATLVMPIHWGAFRLAPHAWDESVSAFVESAKSKNINYTHPMIGQRFELGEAPALTEWWNNL, encoded by the coding sequence ATGGGCATCACAATTACAGTTGTAGCTTTACTACTTCTACTAGTTATTGGTACCACTATCTTCGTTAATGTAAGTCCGCAATTTGGTCAAGCACCTACAGGTGATAAGCTCGAGCAACTCAAACAATCTCCCAATTTTAACGGCAAGAATTTTGTAAACACTGTTGATACCTCCACGGGTGAGATTTTGGAGGCGCTAAAATCAATGCCTAAAATGCTGTTTGGGAGCAGTGGAAATCCTACTAAGCCATTACCGACCATCTTCAGTGACATACCTAATGAAGTGGACTCTTCTAAAACCTACATTACTTGGTATGGGCATTCTACTTTTCTCATTGAAACACATGGGCAAAGAATACTCATCGATCCTATGTTTGGAGAGGTTGCGGCACCAGTTCCCTTTGGTACTAAGAGGTTTAAATACGATCAAGCATTACCTATAGCGTCTATTAAAAACATTGATGTTGTTATCATTTCCCATGATCATTACGACCATTTAGACTATCCAACCATCCAAAAGCTTAAGGATGAAATAAAACATTTTGTTACTCCACTAGGGATTGGCTCTCATTTAGAATCTTGGGGAATACCAGAAGAGGATATTACAGAGTTAGATTGGTGGCAAGATGTTAAGCTATCGGATATTACATTTACCGCAACTCCATCACGACATTTCTCGGGCAGAGGTATAACCGATCGTGATGCCACCTTGTGGGCAAGCTGGGTTATTCAATCACCCTCAGCCAATCTTTACTACAGTGGTGATAGCGGATATGCCAATCACTTCCAAGAAATTGCAACTAAACTCGGTCCATTTGATTTCGCCATGCTTGAATGTGGGCAATACAACACTGCATGGAATCAAATTCACATGTTTCCTGATCAAACAGTACAAGCTGCTTTAGACCTTAACGCAACACTCGTAATGCCTATTCATTGGGGCGCTTTTAGGCTAGCACCACATGCTTGGGATGAGTCTGTTTCAGCATTTGTAGAAAGTGCTAAATCAAAAAATATAAACTACACTCACCCAATGATTGGTCAACGTTTTGAATTAGGGGAAGCTCCTGCACTAACGGAATGGTGGAATAATCTCTAA